A region of Allocoleopsis franciscana PCC 7113 DNA encodes the following proteins:
- the tsaB gene encoding tRNA (adenosine(37)-N6)-threonylcarbamoyltransferase complex dimerization subunit type 1 TsaB translates to MPSSLEPRKYGFALHSSSAQLGLALSNFADESRCQTWNLGRDLSTHLHQYLAEFLNPQTWEELAFMAVAKGPGSFTSTRIGMVTARTLAQQLDIPLWSISTLAAVAWHQYRELGIQENSPTLSNRTIALQMPAQRGQLFAAIYQPSSFNSGLTPLFPDAVLTPGDWQKTLENWPTSYQLIDIPADRGLGTSVSSLLELAYLDWQQDKRPHWSEALPFYGQHPVEN, encoded by the coding sequence ATGCCCAGTAGCCTAGAGCCAAGAAAATATGGTTTCGCTCTTCACAGCAGCAGCGCTCAGTTAGGTTTGGCATTGAGCAATTTTGCCGATGAAAGTCGCTGCCAAACCTGGAATTTAGGGCGGGATCTATCGACTCATTTACATCAATATCTCGCTGAGTTTCTCAATCCACAAACTTGGGAAGAATTAGCGTTTATGGCGGTAGCTAAAGGGCCAGGAAGTTTTACTAGCACTCGGATTGGTATGGTTACGGCTCGGACTTTGGCGCAGCAATTGGATATTCCTCTCTGGTCAATTTCGACATTGGCAGCGGTCGCTTGGCACCAATATCGGGAGTTAGGAATTCAGGAAAATTCACCAACCCTCTCAAATCGAACCATCGCTCTACAAATGCCGGCTCAACGGGGTCAACTATTCGCCGCGATTTACCAGCCATCTTCATTCAATTCAGGACTAACCCCGCTGTTTCCAGATGCAGTGCTAACTCCAGGAGATTGGCAAAAAACTTTAGAGAATTGGCCAACGTCCTATCAGCTCATTGATATTCCTGCCGATAGGGGTTTGGGTACATCGGTTTCCAGTTTGTTAGAACTGGCTTATTTGGATTGGCAACAGGACAAGCGCCCTCACTGGTCAGAAGCATTGCCATTTTATGGTCAGCATCCGGTAGAAAATTAA
- a CDS encoding protein kinase domain-containing protein produces the protein MSYCLNPDCQKPHNPSDAKFCLKCGTKLLLGDRYRSIELMGQGRFGRTLLAVDECKPSKPNCIVKQFFSQAQGTENAEEAAQLFEQKAVRLEELGTHPQIPELLAHFAQNQYHYLVQDFIDGQNLAQDLESHGAFNEFQIRQLLKDILPVLQFVHERNVIHRDIKPKNIIRRITSSIQTPANSISSELTEAEGTIANPLVLVDFGAAKFATDNLLPPTGTVIGTSGFVAPEQALGKGTFASDIYSLGVTCIHLLTQKSPFELYSVSEGGWVWREHVSNPVTQGLGRILDKMLENATKRRYQNAGDVLDEVNLLESASAAATISITPPKSSPQLQPSVPVQPEPLVATEPELQVPSQTEPLVATEPELQVPSQTEPLVATEPEPKHLAIAEPAAAPLSQNWKCVQTLTGHSDGGLDWYAGVTCLAFNPAEKWIVSGSEDHTIKVWELSTGKELRTLAGHAGFFVRSIAIRPDEELLASAGDDIIKLWDLETGEEIRTLSGHSSVIQRLVFSPDGQVLISAGNDKTIKIWNPDTGEVMRTLGGNHLIEALSISPDGQIIASGDGDLKAKLYTVKLWNFNTGEEIRTFSGHSNTIRAVAFSPDGQLLASGSCDKTIKIWQVETGALLHTLTGHSGWFAAVNSVAFSPDGKILASGSDDKTIKLWNTETGKTILTLSRHSKGVNSVVFSADGQTLASGSGDKTVKIWRCD, from the coding sequence ATGAGCTACTGCCTGAATCCTGATTGCCAGAAGCCTCATAATCCCAGTGATGCTAAATTTTGCCTAAAGTGTGGGACAAAGTTACTATTAGGCGATCGTTACCGTTCCATCGAACTGATGGGTCAAGGCCGCTTTGGCAGAACGTTATTGGCTGTGGATGAATGCAAACCATCCAAACCAAACTGCATCGTTAAGCAGTTTTTCTCCCAAGCACAGGGGACTGAGAATGCCGAAGAAGCGGCGCAGTTATTTGAACAAAAAGCTGTACGGTTGGAAGAATTAGGTACCCATCCTCAGATTCCAGAATTACTCGCCCATTTCGCCCAAAATCAGTATCACTATTTAGTCCAAGACTTTATCGATGGGCAAAATTTAGCCCAAGACCTGGAATCTCATGGAGCCTTCAATGAATTCCAGATTCGACAATTGTTAAAGGACATACTGCCCGTTTTACAGTTTGTCCATGAAAGAAACGTGATTCACCGAGATATCAAACCCAAAAATATTATTCGGCGCATCACCTCAAGCATCCAGACCCCTGCCAACAGTATCTCATCTGAACTAACAGAGGCAGAGGGGACAATCGCGAATCCACTGGTTCTTGTCGATTTTGGAGCCGCTAAATTTGCCACAGACAATCTGTTGCCCCCCACAGGAACCGTGATTGGCACCTCTGGATTTGTCGCTCCAGAACAAGCCCTCGGCAAAGGCACATTTGCCAGTGATATTTACAGTCTAGGTGTAACCTGCATCCATCTGCTGACTCAAAAAAGCCCCTTTGAGTTGTATTCCGTCAGTGAAGGCGGTTGGGTTTGGCGAGAGCATGTGAGCAATCCGGTCACTCAGGGGTTAGGGCGAATCCTCGATAAGATGTTGGAAAATGCTACAAAGCGACGTTATCAGAATGCAGGGGATGTTCTCGATGAGGTCAATCTTTTAGAGAGTGCATCCGCCGCCGCCACAATTTCTATAACACCGCCAAAATCAAGCCCCCAACTACAGCCATCTGTCCCAGTTCAACCTGAGCCATTAGTTGCAACGGAACCTGAGTTACAAGTTCCATCCCAAACTGAGCCATTAGTTGCAACGGAACCTGAGTTACAAGTTCCATCCCAAACTGAGCCATTAGTGGCAACGGAACCTGAGCCAAAGCATCTAGCTATAGCCGAGCCAGCCGCCGCACCTCTATCGCAGAATTGGAAGTGTGTTCAAACTCTCACTGGACATTCCGATGGAGGTTTAGATTGGTACGCAGGGGTTACATGCCTTGCCTTCAATCCTGCTGAAAAATGGATTGTCAGTGGCAGTGAAGACCACACTATTAAGGTCTGGGAACTCAGTACTGGCAAAGAACTTCGCACCCTCGCTGGACATGCCGGGTTTTTTGTGAGGTCAATCGCCATCAGACCCGATGAAGAACTCTTAGCGAGTGCTGGTGATGACATTATCAAGCTATGGGACTTGGAAACGGGGGAAGAAATTCGTACCCTGTCGGGGCATTCATCCGTGATTCAGCGCCTTGTTTTCAGTCCGGATGGACAGGTGCTCATTAGTGCCGGGAATGACAAAACGATTAAGATATGGAACCCAGACACTGGGGAAGTCATGCGAACGCTAGGTGGAAACCACCTCATTGAAGCACTGAGTATCAGCCCAGATGGACAAATTATCGCCAGTGGGGATGGAGACCTTAAAGCCAAGCTGTATACGGTCAAGCTGTGGAACTTCAATACGGGGGAAGAAATCCGCACATTTTCCGGGCATTCTAACACCATTCGTGCTGTTGCTTTCAGCCCCGACGGGCAACTTCTCGCCTCCGGCAGTTGTGATAAAACTATCAAAATCTGGCAGGTGGAAACAGGAGCATTGCTTCACACACTCACGGGTCATTCGGGTTGGTTTGCAGCGGTGAATTCGGTTGCCTTTAGTCCTGATGGCAAAATTCTCGCCAGTGGTAGTGATGACAAAACCATTAAACTCTGGAATACCGAAACAGGAAAAACCATACTGACTCTTTCCAGGCATTCTAAGGGTGTAAATTCAGTTGTCTTCAGTGCCGATGGGCAAACCCTAGCGAGTGGCAGTGGGGACAAAACCGTTAAGATTTGGCGGTGTGATTGA
- a CDS encoding efflux RND transporter periplasmic adaptor subunit produces the protein MTNRVPDQEPSQLNGSATVAESALEERDLVPLPIAEPEIKKAPRTWLSGGRGVIIGIGIGVVLAVGGTRLLSSQPTKAPAKSPEATPSAAPVSAQSVTVATVEASQVNRTLEATGSVAALEMIPVSSQATGLQIKQILVDRNDVVKVGQVMARLDDAILQAQLTQAKASVAQAEARLAELRTGTRKEEIAQAQARLDQAQARLNQAKASIPRQIEQTQAQVESAQARLTLAENRYKSYQSLVDQGAVTRDRFNETLSEYRSAQANLSEAQQRLQQARNTNNPEIDQLAASVREAEQQLQQLRAGSRQEVITQAEAQLAQAKGQQQAIAAQLGNTKIVAPASGKVAERNARVGDVTSSSQPLFKIIDKGRLELLLKVPETQLPQIRPGQSVKITSDKDSKLSFEGKVREIDPLVDEQSRQATVKVDLPEADSLKPGMFLRAAIVTSSASGLTAPAKAILPQADGSAIVYRLQGDGTVKAQRVQVGEPMPGERVEIKSGLSPSDRIVVKGAPYLKEGDKVEVVKE, from the coding sequence GTGACCAATCGAGTTCCAGACCAAGAACCATCTCAGTTAAATGGCTCTGCGACAGTCGCTGAGTCTGCCCTGGAAGAACGGGATTTAGTGCCCTTACCCATCGCCGAACCGGAAATTAAAAAAGCACCTCGAACCTGGTTATCCGGTGGGCGGGGCGTGATCATCGGTATAGGAATTGGAGTTGTGCTGGCAGTGGGAGGTACACGCTTATTGAGTTCTCAACCCACGAAAGCTCCTGCCAAGTCCCCTGAAGCGACCCCCTCTGCTGCACCCGTCTCGGCTCAAAGTGTTACCGTTGCCACGGTGGAAGCCTCCCAGGTGAATCGTACCTTAGAAGCCACCGGTAGCGTCGCTGCCTTGGAGATGATTCCCGTGTCGTCCCAAGCGACGGGATTACAGATTAAGCAAATCCTAGTAGACCGGAACGATGTGGTGAAGGTGGGACAGGTGATGGCACGGTTGGATGATGCCATTCTCCAGGCACAATTGACGCAAGCCAAAGCCTCCGTAGCCCAAGCTGAAGCCCGTTTAGCAGAACTGCGGACGGGGACACGAAAAGAAGAAATTGCTCAGGCACAAGCCCGCTTAGACCAAGCCCAAGCCCGTCTAAATCAGGCAAAAGCCAGTATCCCCAGACAGATCGAGCAAACTCAAGCCCAAGTGGAATCAGCGCAAGCGCGGTTAACACTAGCGGAAAATCGTTACAAGAGCTATCAATCGTTGGTAGACCAAGGGGCTGTTACCCGCGATCGCTTTAATGAGACACTCAGTGAGTATCGCAGTGCTCAGGCCAATTTATCGGAAGCCCAACAACGCCTACAGCAAGCCCGAAATACGAATAACCCAGAAATTGACCAGTTAGCCGCTTCTGTGAGAGAAGCTGAACAGCAGCTTCAGCAACTACGTGCAGGTTCCCGTCAAGAGGTGATTACTCAAGCCGAAGCCCAACTGGCTCAAGCCAAGGGACAACAGCAAGCAATCGCGGCACAACTGGGAAATACTAAGATCGTGGCTCCTGCTAGTGGTAAGGTGGCTGAACGCAATGCCCGTGTGGGTGATGTTACCTCATCCTCTCAACCTCTGTTCAAGATTATCGACAAAGGGCGCTTGGAACTGTTATTGAAAGTTCCGGAAACTCAACTGCCGCAAATTCGCCCTGGACAAAGTGTCAAGATCACCTCAGACAAGGACAGCAAGCTGAGCTTTGAAGGGAAAGTGCGAGAAATTGACCCCCTTGTTGATGAACAGTCTCGTCAGGCAACCGTCAAAGTGGATTTACCGGAGGCGGACTCTTTAAAACCTGGGATGTTTTTACGGGCAGCGATTGTTACCTCCTCTGCATCCGGTCTAACGGCACCCGCCAAAGCCATACTACCCCAAGCCGATGGCAGCGCGATCGTGTATCGCTTACAAGGGGATGGCACCGTTAAGGCACAGCGGGTGCAGGTGGGAGAACCAATGCCCGGTGAGCGAGTGGAAATTAAAAGCGGTTTATCCCCAAGCGATCGCATCGTGGTTAAAGGTGCCCCTTATCTCAAAGAGGGCGACAAAGTTGAGGTCGTCAAGGAGTGA